One window of the Drosophila gunungcola strain Sukarami chromosome 3L unlocalized genomic scaffold, Dgunungcola_SK_2 000009F, whole genome shotgun sequence genome contains the following:
- the LOC128259652 gene encoding chitin synthase chs-2 isoform X2, producing the protein MSGGDYESGDYFMRSRKLRDKPPLWDSFQDPPSKKTSGSDVDWKKLQFFLKLFKLFVYLLVFAVVLASSVFAKLLYLYMAGNTGGSGPRVQVCSKNLLRHGQVEAVPSELDQIAWVWALIFAFAAPELLTFLRALRICMFKREQRPSGLEVGLVTLFELLHVVGLALLTFTVLPALDATRGAILGCCVCFVPALLNLLTGTRLHWQKADSLVLALSVLALIAQSSVFLVWPSLSDSLEVQLLAIPLLLVSFRWWENFANTHEAIAYIIRTIRCTRSRYHTYLYLAPLKVVLFAGVGFLLHGQDFVEYFTRFLDAWRPHLITLVSNPNALLSAEANSSITALPPRSQFTMQSSPNAVVYALAAQVGAAYLCHVFGKFACKIKIQVFSCALPLSLAGPATVCLATVLAQMRASDPCALHGLLPDYLAPVALGGSWAELGQRCLDLALWLWPLWWLAQVWTCLHIWQPRNDKNAPTEKLFVCPWYCGLMVDQCSMMNRRIVDWSEEYLAIKSDLTTPRDPVVALASDINASRDIREEDKVPQLIVCATMWHETEDEMMEFLKSIVRLDEDQCARRMARIHLNGGKADDEYYELETNIFFDDAFVLDPRQCQNKRNPPINEYVKTLTRTIDKAAFEVYGVSIRIKPPLKIETPYGGRLVWILPGRTKMVAHLKNKDKIRHKKRWSQVMYMYYLLGYRIMETEQLSPRRKAVIAENTFILALDGDIDFQPRAVQLLIDRMKAVDELGAACGRIHPVGRGPMVWYQRFEYAIGHWLQKATEHVIGCVLCSPGCFSLFRASALMDNSVMKRYTMVSSEAMKMVQYDQGEDRWLCTLLLKAGSRVEYCAASDAYTHAPESFNEFYNQRRRWVPSTIANIFDILADADTVVRKNNSISTMYVWYQGMLMIGTVLGPGTIFLMMVGALVAVFSIDIWTAFLWNFFPIIFFILACVYLKQKYQLLMAFVISALYCLVMMAVLIGIIVQMLEDGPLAPASLFFLLVAVQITIAGFMHPQEFWALLCGVIYYITIPSMYMLLMIFSVFNMNDVSWGTREAPVLKDDDMEAANEADSQLPGWLNDPLLIDSELGEVSLMEQRFWKDLIKQYLKPLELSREQKQAMADGLKELRNMIAFAFVMVNAIFVLIVFLLQLKKEFLHLKWPIEPTDFVTFDRDNLMVGIYRQYKELDPIGLCFVLFFGLILIIQFLAMFFHRFATLCQLLATTRVDWFRSGGQFTDEDAATELKGCAVSIARNLQRPRRLFGDDDEGDPHYDDLAMDGAEGEHREHRESMVRRQTICRLHETRNKQHSDYSNLVLNFQRRFFGDDDLNLKNLALNRKSVKLLQKRRSEAKVNAATTPGGTPTPKAGKRPPLVPKRVSFSASERNSMATYDNGGYEHTEF; encoded by the exons ATGAGCGGAGGAGACTACGAGAGCGGTGACTACTTTATGCGCAGTCG GAAGCTTCGCGACAAGCCGCCGCTGTGGGACTCCTTCCAGGATCCGCCGTCGAAGAAGACCAGCGGCTCCGATGTCGACTGGAAGAAGCTGCAGTTCTTCCTGAAACTCTTCAAGCTCTTCGTCTACCTCCTGGTCTTCGCAGTTGTTCTCGCCTCGAGCGTGTTTGCCAAGCTGCTTTATCTCTACATGGCCGGAAACACAGGTGGCAGCGGGCCACGGGTGCAAGTGTGCAGCAAGAATC TGCTCCGTCACGGCCAGGTGGAGGCGGTGCCCAGTGAGCTAGATCAAATCGCCTGGGTCTGGGCCTTGATCTTCGCCTTCGCCGCCCCGGAGCTGCTCACATTCCTTCGCGCCCTCCGCATTTGCATGTTCAAGCGCGAGCAGCGACCCAGCGGACTGGAAGTGGGTCTG GTCACGCTCTTTGAGCTGCTGCACGTCGTTGGCCTGGCCCTGCTCACCTTCACCGTGCTCCCGGCCCTGGATGCGACTCGCGGTGCCATTCTGGGCTGCTGCGTCTGCTTTGTGCCCGCCCTGCTGA ACCTGCTGACGGGCACGCGACTGCACTGGCAGAAGGCGGACAGCCTGGTCCTGGCACTCTCGGTCCTGGCCCTGATTGCCCAGAGCAGCGTCTTCCTGGTCTGGCCCTCGCTGAGCGACAGTCTGGAGGTCCAGCTGCTGGCCATCCCGCTGCTGCTCGTCTCGTTCCGCTGGTGGGAGAACTTCGCCAACACCCACGAGGCCATCG CCTACATCATCCGCACCATCCGATGCACTCGCTCCCGCTACCACACGTACCTCTACCTGGCGCCCTTGAAGGTGGTGCTCTTTGCGGGTGTGGGCTTCCTCCTGCACGGTCAGGACTTTGTGGAGTACTTCACCAGGTTCCTGGATGCCTGGCGGCCGCACCTCATCACGCTGGTG AGTAACCCCAACGCGCTGCTGTCAGCAGAGGCGAACTCATCCATCACGGCCCTTCCGCCGCGGAGCCAGTTCACCATGCAGTCCAGTCCGAACGCAGTGGTCTACGCACTGGCAGCCCAGGTGGGAGCTGCATACCTGTGCCACGTGTTCGGCAAGTTCGCCTGCAAAATCAAGATCCAGGTGTTCAGCTGCGCACTGCCCCTCAGCCTGGCCGGTCCCGCCACCGTGTGCCTGGCCACCGTGCTGGCCCAGATGCGGGCCTCGGACCCGTGCGCCCTGCACGGCCTGCTGCCGGACTACCTGGCGCCGGTGGCTCTGGGCGGGAGTTGGGCGGAGCTGGGCCAGCGCTGCTTGGATTTGGCCCTGTGGCTGTGGCCGCTGTGGTGGCTGGCCCAGGTGTGGACCTGCCTGCACATCTGGCAGCCGCGCAACGACAAGAACGCCCCCACCGAGAAGCTGTTCGTCTGCCCCTGGTACTGTGGTCTGATGGTGGACCAGTGCTCGATGATGAACCGGCGGATCGTGGACTGGAGCGAGGAGTACCTGGCCATCAAG AGCGACCTAACCACGCCGAGGGATCCTGTGGTGGCCCTGGCATCCGACATCAATGCCAGCCGGGACATCCGGGAGGAGGACAAGGTGCCGCAGCTGATTGTGTGCGCCACCATGTGGCACGAGACCGAGGACGAGATGATGGAGTTCCTCAAGTCAATTGTCCGCCTGGATGAGGATCAATGCGCGCGCCGCATGGCGAGGATCCACCTGAACGGCGGCAAGGCGGACGACGAGTACTATGAATTGGAAA CCAACATCTTTTTCGACGATGCCTTTGTGCTGGACCCGCGGCAGTGCCAGAACAAGCGCAATCCGCCGATCAACGAGTACGTGAAGACCCTCACTCGCACCATAGACAAGGCCGCCTTCGAAGTGTACGGCGTGAGCATCCGGATCAAGCCGCCCCTGAAGATCGAGACGCCGTACGGAGGCCGTTTGGTGTGGATCCTGCCCGGCCGCACCAAGATGGTGGCCCATCTCAAGAACAAGGACAAGATCCGGCACAAGAAGCGCTGGTCGCAGGTCATGTACATGTACTACCTGCTCGGCTACCGGATCATGGAGACGGAGCAGCTGTCGCCGCGCCGCAAGGCGGTCATCGCCGAGAACACCTTCATCCTGGCCTTGGACGGTGACATCGACTTCCAGCCGCGAGCCGTCCAGCTGCTGATCGACCGGATGAAGGCGGTGGACGAGCTGGGGGCCGCCTGCGGACGCATCCATCCGGTGGGCAGGGGCCCGATGGTGTGGTACCAGCGCTTTGAGTACGCCATCGGACACTGGCTGCAGAAGGCCACGGAGCACGTGATCGGCTGCGTGCTGTGCAGCCCCGGCTGCTTCAGCCTGTTCCGAGCGAGCGCCCTGATGGACAACAGCGTGATGAAGCGCTACACGATGGTCAGCTCGGAGGCCATGAAGATGGTGCAGTACGACCAGGGCGAGGACCGTTGGCTCTGCACGCTGCTGCTGAAGGCCGGCTCGCGGGTGGAATACTGCGCCGCCTCGGACGCGTACACCCATGCGCCGGAGAGCTTCAACGAGTTCTACAACCAGCGCCGCCGCTGGGTGCCCTCCACCATCGCCAACATCTTCGACATCCTCGCCGACGCGGACACGGTGGTGCGAAAGAACAACTCGATCTCCACGATGTACGTGTGGTACCAGGGCATGCTGATGATCGGTACCGTGCTGGGCCCCGGCACCATTTTCCTCATGATGGTGGGCGCCCTGGTGGCCGTCTTCTCGATCGACATCTGGACCGCCTTCCTGTGGAACTTCTTCCCCATCATCTTCTTCATACTGGCGTGTGTGTATCTGAAGCAGAAGTACCAATTGCTCATGGCCTTCGTCATTAGTGCGCTCTACTGTCTGGTCATGATGGCCGTCCTCATCGGCATCATCGTGCAGATGCTGGAGGACGGACCCCTGGCACCCGCATCGCTTTTCTTCCTGCTCGTCGCCGTGCAGATCACGATTGCAG GCTTCATGCATCCGCAGGAGTTCTGGGCCTTGCTGTGCGGCGTCATCTACTACATCACCATCCCCTCGATGTACATGCTGCTGATGATCTTCTCGGTGTTCAACATGAACGACGTCTCGTGGGGCACACGAGAGGCGCCCGTGCTGAAGGACGACGACATGGAGGCGGCGAATGAGGCGGATAGCCAACTGCCGGGCTGGCTGAACGATCCTCTGCTGATCGACTCGGAGCTGGGCGAAGTGTCGCTGATGGAGCAGCGCTTCTGGAAGGACCTGATCAAGCAGTACCTGAAGCCACTGGAGCTGAGTCGCGAGCAGAAGCAGGCGATGGCCGATGGGCTGAAGGAGCTGCGGAACATGATCGCCTTTGCCTTCGTGATGGTGAACGCCATCTTTGTGCTGATCGTGTTCCTGCTGCAGCTGAAGAAGGAGTTCCTCCACCTCAAGTGGCCCATCGAGCCCACGGACTTTGTGACCTTCGACAGGGACAACCTGATGGTCGGCATCTACAGGCAGTACAAGGAACTGGACCCCATCGGTCTGTGCTTTGTGCTCTTCTTCGGGCTGATCCTGATCATCCAGTTCCTGGCCATGTTCTTCCATCGCTTCGCCACCCTGTGCCAACTGCTGGCCACCACCCGGGTGGACTGGTTCCGGTCCGGCGGTCAGTTCACCGACGAGGACGCAGCCACCGAGCTGAAGGGCTGTGCCGTGAGCATAGCCCGCAATTTGCAGCGACCCAGGAGGCTCTTTGGGGACGACGACGAGGGGGATCCCCACTACGACGACCTGGCGATGGACGGGGCGGAGGGGGAGCATCGGGAGCACCGGGAGAGCATGGTGCGTCGCCAGACGATCTGCCGGCTGCACGAGACCCGAAACAAGCAGCACAGCGACTACAGCAACCTGGTGCTCAACTTCCAGCGGCGCTTCTTCGGCGACGACGACCTGAACCTCAAGAACCTGGCCCTCAACCGCAAGTCCGTTAAGCTGCTCCAGAAGCGGCGCTCGGAGGCCAAGGTCAACGCAGCCACCACGCCCGGAGGCACGCCCACTCCGAAGGCCGGAAAGCGTCCGCCCCTGGTGCCCAAAAGGGTTAGCTTCTCGGCCTCCGAACGGAACAGCATGGCGACCTACGACAACGGTGGCTACGAGCACACGGAGTTCTAG
- the LOC128259756 gene encoding uncharacterized protein LOC128259756, producing MEVEPTRSDIEPRSGEPLMNSVMTNQREEANKLDCQRLQELMIMINENPPPSWYLASQMWVMVGNLEERIEAYNLLKKHNKGQDKEALSPPAEI from the coding sequence ATGGAGGTGGAACCAACCCGCAGCGACATCGAACCAAGATCCGGGGAGCCACTGATGAACTCAGTGATGACCAATCAACGGGAAGAGGCCAATAAATTGGATTGCCAGCGCTTGCAAGAGCTGATGATCATGATCAACGAGAATCCACCGCCGAGCTGGTATTTGGCCAGCCAGATGTGGGTGATGGTGGGCAATTTAGAGGAGCGCATCGAGGCCTACAATCTGTTGAAGAAGCACAATAAGGGACAGGACAAGGAGGCACTGTCGCCACCAGCTGAGATCTAA
- the LOC128259652 gene encoding chitin synthase chs-2 isoform X1: MSGGDYESGDYFMRSRKLRDKPPLWDSFQDPPSKKTSGSDVDWKKLQFFLKLFKLFVYLLVFAVVLASSVFAKLLYLYMAGNTGGSGPRVQVCSKNLLRHGQVEAVPSELDQIAWVWALIFAFAAPELLTFLRALRICMFKREQRPSGLEVGLVTLFELLHVVGLALLTFTVLPALDATRGAILGCCVCFVPALLNLLTGTRLHWQKADSLVLALSVLALIAQSSVFLVWPSLSDSLEVQLLAIPLLLVSFRWWENFANTHEAIAYIIRTIRCTRSRYHTYLYLAPLKVVLFAGVGFLLHGQDFVEYFTRFLDAWRPHLITLVQSNPNALLSAEANSSITALPPRSQFTMQSSPNAVVYALAAQVGAAYLCHVFGKFACKIKIQVFSCALPLSLAGPATVCLATVLAQMRASDPCALHGLLPDYLAPVALGGSWAELGQRCLDLALWLWPLWWLAQVWTCLHIWQPRNDKNAPTEKLFVCPWYCGLMVDQCSMMNRRIVDWSEEYLAIKSDLTTPRDPVVALASDINASRDIREEDKVPQLIVCATMWHETEDEMMEFLKSIVRLDEDQCARRMARIHLNGGKADDEYYELETNIFFDDAFVLDPRQCQNKRNPPINEYVKTLTRTIDKAAFEVYGVSIRIKPPLKIETPYGGRLVWILPGRTKMVAHLKNKDKIRHKKRWSQVMYMYYLLGYRIMETEQLSPRRKAVIAENTFILALDGDIDFQPRAVQLLIDRMKAVDELGAACGRIHPVGRGPMVWYQRFEYAIGHWLQKATEHVIGCVLCSPGCFSLFRASALMDNSVMKRYTMVSSEAMKMVQYDQGEDRWLCTLLLKAGSRVEYCAASDAYTHAPESFNEFYNQRRRWVPSTIANIFDILADADTVVRKNNSISTMYVWYQGMLMIGTVLGPGTIFLMMVGALVAVFSIDIWTAFLWNFFPIIFFILACVYLKQKYQLLMAFVISALYCLVMMAVLIGIIVQMLEDGPLAPASLFFLLVAVQITIAGFMHPQEFWALLCGVIYYITIPSMYMLLMIFSVFNMNDVSWGTREAPVLKDDDMEAANEADSQLPGWLNDPLLIDSELGEVSLMEQRFWKDLIKQYLKPLELSREQKQAMADGLKELRNMIAFAFVMVNAIFVLIVFLLQLKKEFLHLKWPIEPTDFVTFDRDNLMVGIYRQYKELDPIGLCFVLFFGLILIIQFLAMFFHRFATLCQLLATTRVDWFRSGGQFTDEDAATELKGCAVSIARNLQRPRRLFGDDDEGDPHYDDLAMDGAEGEHREHRESMVRRQTICRLHETRNKQHSDYSNLVLNFQRRFFGDDDLNLKNLALNRKSVKLLQKRRSEAKVNAATTPGGTPTPKAGKRPPLVPKRVSFSASERNSMATYDNGGYEHTEF, from the exons ATGAGCGGAGGAGACTACGAGAGCGGTGACTACTTTATGCGCAGTCG GAAGCTTCGCGACAAGCCGCCGCTGTGGGACTCCTTCCAGGATCCGCCGTCGAAGAAGACCAGCGGCTCCGATGTCGACTGGAAGAAGCTGCAGTTCTTCCTGAAACTCTTCAAGCTCTTCGTCTACCTCCTGGTCTTCGCAGTTGTTCTCGCCTCGAGCGTGTTTGCCAAGCTGCTTTATCTCTACATGGCCGGAAACACAGGTGGCAGCGGGCCACGGGTGCAAGTGTGCAGCAAGAATC TGCTCCGTCACGGCCAGGTGGAGGCGGTGCCCAGTGAGCTAGATCAAATCGCCTGGGTCTGGGCCTTGATCTTCGCCTTCGCCGCCCCGGAGCTGCTCACATTCCTTCGCGCCCTCCGCATTTGCATGTTCAAGCGCGAGCAGCGACCCAGCGGACTGGAAGTGGGTCTG GTCACGCTCTTTGAGCTGCTGCACGTCGTTGGCCTGGCCCTGCTCACCTTCACCGTGCTCCCGGCCCTGGATGCGACTCGCGGTGCCATTCTGGGCTGCTGCGTCTGCTTTGTGCCCGCCCTGCTGA ACCTGCTGACGGGCACGCGACTGCACTGGCAGAAGGCGGACAGCCTGGTCCTGGCACTCTCGGTCCTGGCCCTGATTGCCCAGAGCAGCGTCTTCCTGGTCTGGCCCTCGCTGAGCGACAGTCTGGAGGTCCAGCTGCTGGCCATCCCGCTGCTGCTCGTCTCGTTCCGCTGGTGGGAGAACTTCGCCAACACCCACGAGGCCATCG CCTACATCATCCGCACCATCCGATGCACTCGCTCCCGCTACCACACGTACCTCTACCTGGCGCCCTTGAAGGTGGTGCTCTTTGCGGGTGTGGGCTTCCTCCTGCACGGTCAGGACTTTGTGGAGTACTTCACCAGGTTCCTGGATGCCTGGCGGCCGCACCTCATCACGCTGGTG CAGAGTAACCCCAACGCGCTGCTGTCAGCAGAGGCGAACTCATCCATCACGGCCCTTCCGCCGCGGAGCCAGTTCACCATGCAGTCCAGTCCGAACGCAGTGGTCTACGCACTGGCAGCCCAGGTGGGAGCTGCATACCTGTGCCACGTGTTCGGCAAGTTCGCCTGCAAAATCAAGATCCAGGTGTTCAGCTGCGCACTGCCCCTCAGCCTGGCCGGTCCCGCCACCGTGTGCCTGGCCACCGTGCTGGCCCAGATGCGGGCCTCGGACCCGTGCGCCCTGCACGGCCTGCTGCCGGACTACCTGGCGCCGGTGGCTCTGGGCGGGAGTTGGGCGGAGCTGGGCCAGCGCTGCTTGGATTTGGCCCTGTGGCTGTGGCCGCTGTGGTGGCTGGCCCAGGTGTGGACCTGCCTGCACATCTGGCAGCCGCGCAACGACAAGAACGCCCCCACCGAGAAGCTGTTCGTCTGCCCCTGGTACTGTGGTCTGATGGTGGACCAGTGCTCGATGATGAACCGGCGGATCGTGGACTGGAGCGAGGAGTACCTGGCCATCAAG AGCGACCTAACCACGCCGAGGGATCCTGTGGTGGCCCTGGCATCCGACATCAATGCCAGCCGGGACATCCGGGAGGAGGACAAGGTGCCGCAGCTGATTGTGTGCGCCACCATGTGGCACGAGACCGAGGACGAGATGATGGAGTTCCTCAAGTCAATTGTCCGCCTGGATGAGGATCAATGCGCGCGCCGCATGGCGAGGATCCACCTGAACGGCGGCAAGGCGGACGACGAGTACTATGAATTGGAAA CCAACATCTTTTTCGACGATGCCTTTGTGCTGGACCCGCGGCAGTGCCAGAACAAGCGCAATCCGCCGATCAACGAGTACGTGAAGACCCTCACTCGCACCATAGACAAGGCCGCCTTCGAAGTGTACGGCGTGAGCATCCGGATCAAGCCGCCCCTGAAGATCGAGACGCCGTACGGAGGCCGTTTGGTGTGGATCCTGCCCGGCCGCACCAAGATGGTGGCCCATCTCAAGAACAAGGACAAGATCCGGCACAAGAAGCGCTGGTCGCAGGTCATGTACATGTACTACCTGCTCGGCTACCGGATCATGGAGACGGAGCAGCTGTCGCCGCGCCGCAAGGCGGTCATCGCCGAGAACACCTTCATCCTGGCCTTGGACGGTGACATCGACTTCCAGCCGCGAGCCGTCCAGCTGCTGATCGACCGGATGAAGGCGGTGGACGAGCTGGGGGCCGCCTGCGGACGCATCCATCCGGTGGGCAGGGGCCCGATGGTGTGGTACCAGCGCTTTGAGTACGCCATCGGACACTGGCTGCAGAAGGCCACGGAGCACGTGATCGGCTGCGTGCTGTGCAGCCCCGGCTGCTTCAGCCTGTTCCGAGCGAGCGCCCTGATGGACAACAGCGTGATGAAGCGCTACACGATGGTCAGCTCGGAGGCCATGAAGATGGTGCAGTACGACCAGGGCGAGGACCGTTGGCTCTGCACGCTGCTGCTGAAGGCCGGCTCGCGGGTGGAATACTGCGCCGCCTCGGACGCGTACACCCATGCGCCGGAGAGCTTCAACGAGTTCTACAACCAGCGCCGCCGCTGGGTGCCCTCCACCATCGCCAACATCTTCGACATCCTCGCCGACGCGGACACGGTGGTGCGAAAGAACAACTCGATCTCCACGATGTACGTGTGGTACCAGGGCATGCTGATGATCGGTACCGTGCTGGGCCCCGGCACCATTTTCCTCATGATGGTGGGCGCCCTGGTGGCCGTCTTCTCGATCGACATCTGGACCGCCTTCCTGTGGAACTTCTTCCCCATCATCTTCTTCATACTGGCGTGTGTGTATCTGAAGCAGAAGTACCAATTGCTCATGGCCTTCGTCATTAGTGCGCTCTACTGTCTGGTCATGATGGCCGTCCTCATCGGCATCATCGTGCAGATGCTGGAGGACGGACCCCTGGCACCCGCATCGCTTTTCTTCCTGCTCGTCGCCGTGCAGATCACGATTGCAG GCTTCATGCATCCGCAGGAGTTCTGGGCCTTGCTGTGCGGCGTCATCTACTACATCACCATCCCCTCGATGTACATGCTGCTGATGATCTTCTCGGTGTTCAACATGAACGACGTCTCGTGGGGCACACGAGAGGCGCCCGTGCTGAAGGACGACGACATGGAGGCGGCGAATGAGGCGGATAGCCAACTGCCGGGCTGGCTGAACGATCCTCTGCTGATCGACTCGGAGCTGGGCGAAGTGTCGCTGATGGAGCAGCGCTTCTGGAAGGACCTGATCAAGCAGTACCTGAAGCCACTGGAGCTGAGTCGCGAGCAGAAGCAGGCGATGGCCGATGGGCTGAAGGAGCTGCGGAACATGATCGCCTTTGCCTTCGTGATGGTGAACGCCATCTTTGTGCTGATCGTGTTCCTGCTGCAGCTGAAGAAGGAGTTCCTCCACCTCAAGTGGCCCATCGAGCCCACGGACTTTGTGACCTTCGACAGGGACAACCTGATGGTCGGCATCTACAGGCAGTACAAGGAACTGGACCCCATCGGTCTGTGCTTTGTGCTCTTCTTCGGGCTGATCCTGATCATCCAGTTCCTGGCCATGTTCTTCCATCGCTTCGCCACCCTGTGCCAACTGCTGGCCACCACCCGGGTGGACTGGTTCCGGTCCGGCGGTCAGTTCACCGACGAGGACGCAGCCACCGAGCTGAAGGGCTGTGCCGTGAGCATAGCCCGCAATTTGCAGCGACCCAGGAGGCTCTTTGGGGACGACGACGAGGGGGATCCCCACTACGACGACCTGGCGATGGACGGGGCGGAGGGGGAGCATCGGGAGCACCGGGAGAGCATGGTGCGTCGCCAGACGATCTGCCGGCTGCACGAGACCCGAAACAAGCAGCACAGCGACTACAGCAACCTGGTGCTCAACTTCCAGCGGCGCTTCTTCGGCGACGACGACCTGAACCTCAAGAACCTGGCCCTCAACCGCAAGTCCGTTAAGCTGCTCCAGAAGCGGCGCTCGGAGGCCAAGGTCAACGCAGCCACCACGCCCGGAGGCACGCCCACTCCGAAGGCCGGAAAGCGTCCGCCCCTGGTGCCCAAAAGGGTTAGCTTCTCGGCCTCCGAACGGAACAGCATGGCGACCTACGACAACGGTGGCTACGAGCACACGGAGTTCTAG